Proteins from one Halovivax limisalsi genomic window:
- a CDS encoding ABC transporter ATP-binding protein, protein MAAISLRGVTKAYRGVAALSGIDLTVERGEVFGFLGPNGAGKSTTIDIVLRYTHPTDGRVEVLGHDVASEPVAVRRRTGVLPEGVAPFETMTGRQHVEYAIEANAADDDPDELLERVGVAHAADRLASGYSKGMAQRLTLAMALVNDPDLLILDEPSTGLDPHGVRRMREIVREERDRGATVFFSSHILEQVEAVADRVGILNQGRLLTVDTIDGLREGVGAAGELTVTLDPESTGTGNRAGDSDAVGPGQRAVVDPVAVAESIDGVTDATLRGEELVVTCRPEAKLAVLDDLREVGLTIRDFSTDQTSLEDLFVSYTEGER, encoded by the coding sequence ATGGCCGCAATCTCCCTCCGCGGCGTCACCAAAGCCTATCGCGGCGTCGCCGCCCTCAGCGGCATCGACCTCACCGTCGAACGCGGCGAGGTGTTCGGCTTTCTGGGGCCCAACGGCGCCGGCAAGTCGACGACGATCGACATCGTCCTGCGCTACACGCACCCGACCGACGGCCGCGTCGAGGTCCTCGGCCACGACGTCGCGAGCGAGCCGGTCGCCGTCCGCCGACGGACCGGCGTCCTCCCGGAAGGCGTCGCGCCGTTCGAGACGATGACCGGCCGCCAGCACGTCGAGTACGCCATCGAGGCGAACGCCGCCGACGACGACCCGGACGAGTTACTCGAACGGGTCGGCGTCGCCCACGCCGCCGATCGCCTCGCCTCCGGCTACTCGAAGGGCATGGCCCAGCGGCTCACCCTCGCGATGGCCCTCGTCAACGACCCCGATCTGTTGATCCTCGACGAACCCTCCACGGGGCTCGATCCCCACGGTGTCCGACGGATGCGCGAGATCGTCCGCGAGGAGCGCGACCGCGGCGCGACGGTCTTCTTCTCGAGTCACATCTTAGAACAGGTCGAGGCCGTCGCCGACCGCGTCGGTATCCTGAATCAGGGACGGTTGCTGACCGTCGACACGATCGACGGGCTCCGCGAGGGCGTCGGGGCCGCCGGCGAGTTGACCGTGACCCTCGATCCCGAGTCGACCGGGACCGGTAACCGTGCCGGCGATTCCGACGCCGTCGGACCGGGCCAGCGGGCCGTCGTCGATCCAGTGGCGGTCGCCGAATCCATCGATGGCGTCACCGACGCGACGCTGCGCGGCGAGGAACTCGTCGTCACCTGCCGCCCCGAGGCGAAACTGGCCGTCCTCGACGACCTCCGCGAGGTCGGTCTCACGATCCGTGACTTCAGCACCGATCAGACCTCGCTCGAGGACCTCTTCGTCTCCTACACGGAGGGCGAGCGATGA
- a CDS encoding antibiotic biosynthesis monooxygenase family protein: protein MYLVTFRLDPGEYDDEFHQLNDAIQAVAEETDGYRGKRTWNHPENDEVLVVYYWESLDALESFGADPDHERAKQRWTEWYDAYEVTITEVVETYGSGFGDDASPPA, encoded by the coding sequence ATGTATCTGGTTACGTTTCGCCTCGATCCGGGGGAGTACGACGACGAGTTCCACCAGTTGAACGACGCGATTCAGGCGGTCGCTGAGGAGACGGACGGCTATCGCGGAAAGCGTACGTGGAACCATCCCGAAAACGACGAGGTGCTGGTCGTCTACTACTGGGAGTCACTCGACGCGCTCGAGTCGTTCGGGGCGGATCCGGACCACGAACGTGCAAAACAGCGGTGGACGGAGTGGTACGACGCGTACGAGGTTACCATTACGGAAGTCGTCGAGACGTACGGGAGCGGCTTCGGTGACGATGCGAGCCCGCCCGCGTGA
- a CDS encoding RNB domain-containing ribonuclease, whose product MTDDAAAGEEAAADDADVAATEEAARDDDASPADDADAATADEASEEAAQAEAGTAEGQGPVLIDEELARHLENKREELFEKFEIRDEFPDAVLAEAEDLSGDVQLDIDEAIDERRDLRDLTTWTTDPIDAQDFDDAISVEARDDEYVLWVHIADVTHYVNPETAMWDEAVERGNTVYLPGYTIHMLPPILAESVCSLVPNEERFAHTVEMHLDKEDLGYESIDIYKSVIESDERLTYSQAENRLDDPDAPLHEENALVYDLADRMHEQRKEDGSLVLNPSRDRAHTIIEECMLKANKAVTHELMWNRGVEAMYRVHPQPSPDEWSKALQEIQDLDGVSIPGDKWDDPRMAVNATLEEAPGRQLDKIQWAVMKVMPRARYMNDPFGGHHALNFEIYGHFTSPIRRLSDLINHWIVYQNDVPENLVALCDRASDKQKDAEQCEREYKQFLQEVGLDPMAVNNRGIEVVDSEDAETTI is encoded by the coding sequence ATGACCGACGACGCAGCGGCCGGCGAGGAGGCGGCCGCGGACGACGCAGACGTCGCGGCGACCGAAGAGGCGGCCAGGGACGACGACGCCTCGCCCGCGGACGATGCAGACGCCGCGACAGCCGACGAGGCTTCCGAGGAGGCCGCCCAGGCCGAAGCCGGCACGGCCGAGGGCCAGGGCCCCGTTCTGATCGACGAGGAACTCGCTCGCCACCTCGAGAACAAACGCGAGGAGCTCTTCGAGAAGTTCGAAATCCGGGACGAGTTTCCCGACGCGGTGCTCGCGGAAGCCGAGGACCTATCCGGCGACGTCCAGCTGGATATCGACGAGGCGATCGACGAGCGCCGCGATCTGCGCGACCTGACGACGTGGACGACGGACCCGATCGACGCCCAGGACTTCGACGACGCCATCTCCGTCGAAGCGCGCGACGACGAGTACGTCCTCTGGGTTCACATCGCCGACGTGACCCACTACGTCAACCCCGAGACGGCGATGTGGGACGAAGCCGTCGAGCGCGGGAACACGGTCTACCTGCCGGGTTACACCATCCACATGCTGCCGCCGATCCTGGCCGAGTCGGTCTGCTCGCTCGTCCCGAACGAGGAGCGCTTCGCCCACACCGTCGAGATGCACCTCGACAAGGAGGACCTGGGTTACGAGTCGATCGACATCTACAAGTCCGTCATCGAATCCGACGAGCGCCTCACCTACAGCCAGGCCGAGAACCGCCTCGACGATCCCGACGCCCCGCTGCACGAGGAGAACGCGCTGGTCTACGACCTCGCCGACCGGATGCACGAACAGCGCAAGGAGGACGGCTCGCTGGTGCTCAACCCCTCGCGCGACCGCGCCCACACCATCATCGAGGAGTGCATGCTGAAGGCCAACAAGGCCGTCACGCACGAACTCATGTGGAACCGCGGCGTCGAGGCGATGTACCGCGTCCACCCCCAGCCCAGCCCCGACGAGTGGTCGAAGGCCCTCCAGGAGATTCAGGATCTAGACGGCGTCTCGATCCCCGGCGACAAGTGGGACGACCCGCGAATGGCCGTCAACGCCACCCTGGAGGAGGCGCCCGGCCGCCAGCTCGATAAGATCCAGTGGGCCGTGATGAAGGTGATGCCCCGCGCGAGGTACATGAACGATCCCTTCGGCGGCCACCACGCGCTCAACTTCGAGATCTACGGCCACTTCACCAGCCCCATTCGGCGTCTCTCGGACCTGATCAACCACTGGATCGTCTACCAGAACGACGTTCCGGAGAACCTCGTCGCGCTCTGTGACCGCGCCAGCGACAAGCAGAAAGACGCCGAACAGTGCGAGCGCGAGTACAAGCAGTTCCTCCAGGAGGTCGGCCTGGACCCGATGGCCGTGAACAATCGAGGCATCGAGGTCGTCGATTCCGAGGACGCGGAGACGACGATCTGA
- a CDS encoding ABC transporter permease, protein MSWTLIARKELGDLRRNRQLHWMTILFALLFGVIGYFYADGTNAGRTDPTGLITLLGMIGSFIVPIVALMLSYETVVKRRHNGQLELQLGFPHHRRDVVLGGYVGRFVAVSIVVLAGLWASGAVAFLLGAGIPAAAYLSYLVVALVLALTYVAMGIAISAGVRSPSWASAAAFGGFFLFVLAWRAVPGGVAYVLNGFSRPPSPPWWSEYVATLSPSVASGELFAAMASPSVGRNLAMGADGAGPSFALAVVLGWIVLVPLLGYWRFDRTDL, encoded by the coding sequence ATGAGCTGGACGCTGATCGCTCGCAAGGAACTCGGCGACCTCCGCCGGAACCGACAGCTGCACTGGATGACGATCCTCTTCGCCCTCCTCTTCGGCGTCATCGGGTACTTCTACGCCGACGGGACGAACGCGGGGCGCACCGACCCGACCGGCCTGATCACGCTGCTGGGGATGATCGGCTCGTTCATCGTGCCGATCGTCGCGCTCATGCTGTCCTACGAGACGGTCGTCAAGCGTCGCCACAACGGGCAACTCGAGCTCCAGCTCGGCTTTCCCCACCACCGGCGCGACGTCGTCCTGGGCGGCTACGTCGGTCGGTTCGTCGCCGTTTCGATCGTCGTCCTCGCCGGGCTCTGGGCGAGCGGCGCCGTCGCCTTCCTGCTGGGGGCCGGGATTCCCGCCGCGGCGTACCTCTCGTACCTCGTCGTCGCGCTCGTCCTCGCGTTGACCTACGTGGCGATGGGGATCGCGATTTCGGCCGGCGTCCGCTCGCCCTCGTGGGCCTCCGCGGCCGCCTTCGGCGGGTTCTTCCTGTTCGTGTTGGCCTGGCGGGCGGTTCCGGGCGGCGTCGCGTACGTCCTCAACGGTTTCAGCCGCCCACCGTCGCCGCCGTGGTGGAGCGAGTACGTCGCGACGCTCTCGCCGAGCGTCGCGAGTGGTGAACTCTTCGCCGCGATGGCGTCCCCGTCGGTCGGTCGCAACCTCGCGATGGGCGCCGACGGCGCCGGCCCCAGCTTCGCGCTCGCCGTCGTTCTCGGCTGGATCGTCCTCGTCCCCCTGCTCGGCTACTGGCGGTTCGATCGGACCGATCTCTGA
- a CDS encoding RNA-binding protein: protein MQVKSRHHLRSDDVAAVETAVGEQLGVDLDGDAYERVAFEDADWEVVLVDGEPLVAYFDEEPFLTVRGANATDPTDRLVIVDAGAVSFVSDGADVMRPGIADVRGDISAGDLVLVAEESHEKVLAIGRSRVDGDDLLGDSGKVIDSLHFVGDDLYTFSG from the coding sequence ATGCAGGTGAAATCGCGTCACCACCTCCGCAGCGACGACGTCGCGGCGGTCGAGACGGCGGTCGGGGAGCAACTCGGGGTCGATCTCGACGGCGACGCCTACGAACGGGTGGCATTCGAGGACGCGGACTGGGAGGTCGTCCTCGTCGACGGCGAGCCGCTGGTCGCGTACTTCGACGAGGAACCGTTTCTGACCGTTCGCGGGGCGAACGCAACCGACCCGACCGACCGGCTGGTCATCGTCGACGCCGGCGCCGTCTCCTTCGTGAGCGACGGCGCCGACGTGATGCGTCCCGGCATCGCCGACGTGCGCGGCGATATCTCCGCGGGCGACCTCGTCCTGGTCGCCGAGGAGTCTCACGAGAAGGTGCTGGCGATCGGGCGATCGCGCGTCGACGGCGACGACCTGCTCGGCGACTCGGGAAAAGTGATCGACTCGCTGCACTTCGTCGGCGACGATCTCTACACGTTCAGCGGGTGA
- a CDS encoding metallophosphoesterase, which produces MATEYVFISDLHLGGEGELSAFDCEAELLDFLAELERVGGDVELIVNGDAFGLWEYGELTGPAALDRVIAEHPRLFEQFRATGAAIDVTLIPGNHDYDLACYPSLVDRLAEYNLSLEPAVSITREVGEATIWIEHGQQRDANNRLPDWGNPHALPVGYFVVRRIVDAAGEYASRASGNWLRDVQSVAPMEEVPRWLFSNYFYREMSPILRAVVVPLLLFFNLTLLYLAGTILETVGVVPRWVFTDNPVVHALGIADIVLELVVAINLVIVAVLLLLAIPLWLFRRDLRRTFSRFGVVLSGVRVGQGDEPFLDAARAVFESRSDVAIFVYGHTHRASLTRWGDRVVVNTGTWLKKLQHVETRFSRLPGIYYPTFRLSTFRIYAEGERLVVAYEAIPTDRSTDLTWFQRLVARRPPTEEPIPARTEIDPDGELVLPDEPADRNDDERS; this is translated from the coding sequence ATGGCTACCGAATACGTCTTCATCAGCGACCTGCACCTCGGCGGCGAGGGCGAACTCTCCGCGTTCGACTGCGAGGCGGAACTTCTGGACTTCCTCGCCGAACTGGAACGGGTCGGCGGCGACGTCGAGTTGATCGTCAACGGCGACGCGTTCGGGCTCTGGGAGTACGGCGAGCTGACCGGGCCGGCGGCGCTCGATCGGGTGATCGCGGAACACCCCCGCCTGTTCGAGCAGTTTCGCGCGACCGGGGCCGCGATCGACGTCACGCTGATCCCGGGCAACCACGACTACGACCTGGCGTGTTACCCCTCGCTGGTGGACCGCCTCGCGGAGTACAACCTCTCGCTCGAGCCGGCCGTCTCGATCACGCGCGAGGTGGGCGAGGCGACGATCTGGATCGAGCACGGCCAGCAACGCGACGCGAACAATCGGCTGCCGGACTGGGGCAACCCGCACGCGCTGCCGGTCGGTTACTTCGTCGTCCGGCGGATCGTCGACGCGGCCGGCGAGTACGCGTCTCGCGCCAGCGGCAACTGGCTGCGCGACGTCCAGTCCGTCGCCCCGATGGAGGAGGTGCCCCGGTGGCTCTTCTCGAACTACTTCTATCGCGAGATGAGCCCGATCCTCCGCGCCGTCGTCGTCCCGCTGCTGCTGTTTTTCAACCTCACGCTGTTGTACCTCGCCGGGACTATCCTGGAAACCGTCGGCGTCGTTCCGCGGTGGGTCTTCACCGACAATCCGGTGGTTCACGCGCTCGGCATCGCCGACATCGTCCTCGAACTCGTCGTCGCGATCAACCTCGTGATCGTCGCCGTCTTGCTGTTGCTCGCGATTCCGCTGTGGCTCTTCAGACGCGATCTCCGGCGGACGTTCTCGCGGTTCGGCGTCGTGCTCTCGGGGGTGCGCGTCGGCCAGGGCGACGAACCGTTCCTCGACGCCGCGAGAGCCGTCTTCGAGAGCCGCTCCGACGTGGCGATCTTCGTCTACGGCCACACCCACCGCGCCTCGCTCACCAGGTGGGGCGATCGCGTCGTGGTCAACACCGGAACCTGGTTGAAGAAACTCCAGCACGTCGAGACGCGCTTTTCACGCCTGCCGGGGATCTACTACCCCACCTTCCGACTCTCGACGTTCAGGATCTACGCCGAGGGAGAGCGACTCGTCGTCGCGTACGAGGCGATCCCCACGGACCGATCGACCGACCTGACGTGGTTTCAGCGCCTGGTTGCGCGTCGACCGCCGACCGAGGAGCCGATCCCCGCACGGACGGAAATCGATCCCGACGGCGAACTCGTCCTTCCCGACGAACCGGCCGATAGAAACGACGACGAGCGGTCGTGA
- a CDS encoding PAS domain-containing sensor histidine kinase: MSSSGPSGDDYEEALAVFDERDDPTEPLTTPEVAGSLDTARRTVYNCLEELVRRGELKSKEAGTDARVWWRPRPDGEANGRSEAGITESTVRQLFESVPDPYLIVQPNDYEIVAVSDAYLEATMTERETILGQTLFEVFPADPADPDPEGVPQLRHSLRRVKELREEDVMPVTHYPVPDQDATEGAFEDRWWSPVNTPLFDSNGTLSYIIHHVQDVTPLVNTMLEDGTDPTEGLDVDESHLTADMLLKSQKLYEAREEAYKLAHQQQAVADLGKFALETDDLDALMNEAVRNVADVLDAEYCKVLDLDTDAEALLLRQGVGWDEGIVGDATVSAVEAESQAAYTLETNQPIVVEDLATETRFSGPALLTDHDVRSGISTVIGPFDNPWGILGVHDTEPREFSEEDVSFVVSVANILAEAIEHEQYESRLERLVGELEESNERLEQFAYAASHDLQEPLRMVSSYLQLIECRYGDNLNDEAQEFLDFAVDGADRMREMIDGLLQYSRVETEGVPLEPVALNDVIADVQQDLGVQISESNADIEVEELPRVMGDGSQLRHVFQNLLSNALQYSGDDSPRVHIAAERNGQEWLVSVEDEGVGIEPADQDRVFEVFQRLQPRDDSGGSGIGLALCDRIVERHGGDIWVESEPGEGATFLFTLPAVSDSTG, translated from the coding sequence ATGTCGTCATCGGGCCCTTCGGGAGACGACTACGAGGAAGCTCTCGCCGTCTTCGACGAACGCGATGATCCGACCGAACCCCTCACGACACCAGAGGTAGCAGGCTCGCTCGATACGGCCCGACGAACCGTCTACAATTGCTTAGAAGAACTGGTACGCCGCGGTGAGCTGAAGTCCAAGGAAGCTGGTACCGATGCTCGGGTTTGGTGGCGACCGCGCCCGGACGGAGAGGCGAACGGGAGGTCGGAGGCCGGGATTACCGAATCGACTGTCCGCCAACTGTTCGAGTCCGTTCCCGACCCCTATCTGATCGTACAACCGAACGACTACGAGATTGTGGCCGTCAGCGACGCGTATCTGGAGGCGACCATGACCGAGCGGGAGACGATCCTCGGCCAGACACTGTTCGAGGTCTTTCCCGCCGATCCCGCCGATCCGGACCCAGAGGGCGTCCCCCAACTGCGGCACTCGCTTCGCCGGGTCAAAGAGCTGCGCGAGGAAGACGTCATGCCAGTGACGCACTATCCGGTGCCGGACCAGGACGCAACTGAGGGTGCGTTCGAGGACCGGTGGTGGAGCCCGGTCAATACGCCTCTCTTCGACTCGAACGGAACCCTCTCGTACATCATCCACCACGTGCAGGATGTCACGCCCCTTGTCAACACCATGCTAGAAGATGGAACGGACCCGACCGAGGGTCTCGACGTCGACGAGTCTCACCTCACGGCGGACATGCTTCTCAAGAGTCAGAAACTCTACGAAGCGCGAGAGGAGGCGTACAAGCTGGCACACCAGCAACAGGCCGTCGCCGACCTCGGAAAGTTCGCCCTCGAAACGGACGACCTCGACGCCCTCATGAACGAGGCCGTCCGTAACGTTGCCGACGTCCTTGATGCCGAGTACTGTAAGGTGCTGGACCTCGACACCGACGCCGAGGCGCTCTTGCTCCGGCAGGGAGTCGGTTGGGACGAGGGCATCGTCGGAGATGCGACCGTCTCCGCTGTCGAAGCCGAGTCCCAAGCCGCGTACACCTTGGAGACCAACCAGCCCATCGTCGTCGAGGATTTAGCGACGGAGACGCGGTTCAGCGGGCCGGCTTTGTTAACGGATCACGACGTGCGGAGCGGCATCAGTACGGTCATCGGCCCATTCGACAACCCGTGGGGCATCCTCGGCGTGCACGATACGGAGCCACGGGAGTTCAGCGAGGAGGACGTCTCCTTCGTCGTGAGCGTGGCGAACATCCTTGCGGAGGCGATCGAGCACGAGCAGTACGAGTCCAGGCTCGAACGGTTAGTCGGCGAGCTGGAGGAGTCAAACGAGCGTTTGGAACAGTTCGCATACGCGGCCTCCCATGACCTCCAGGAGCCCCTGCGGATGGTGTCGAGTTACCTCCAACTCATCGAATGCCGATACGGGGACAATCTGAATGACGAGGCGCAGGAGTTTCTCGATTTTGCGGTGGACGGGGCCGACCGGATGCGAGAGATGATCGATGGTTTGCTGCAGTACTCCCGCGTGGAGACGGAGGGTGTCCCTCTGGAGCCAGTAGCCCTCAATGATGTGATTGCGGATGTCCAGCAGGACTTGGGCGTCCAGATAAGCGAGAGCAACGCCGACATCGAGGTCGAGGAGTTACCCCGGGTCATGGGGGATGGCAGCCAGCTGCGACATGTATTCCAGAACTTGCTGTCGAACGCGTTGCAGTACAGCGGAGACGACTCGCCGCGGGTGCACATCGCAGCCGAACGGAACGGTCAGGAGTGGCTCGTGTCCGTCGAGGACGAGGGGGTCGGAATCGAGCCGGCTGACCAGGATCGGGTATTCGAGGTGTTTCAGCGATTGCAGCCCCGGGACGACAGCGGCGGGTCGGGCATCGGGCTGGCGCTGTGCGACCGGATCGTCGAGCGCCACGGCGGGGACATCTGGGTCGAGTCCGAACCCGGCGAGGGCGCGACGTTCTTATTCACGCTCCCTGCGGTATCGGATTCGACTGGTTGA